The region TACACACTTTTAAGTTACTGAAACATTAACGCAGCAAGATTGAAGAGAATTCTGTAAATTCTACTAATTGTGCTGCATCTTTTAATTGctgatctatttattttttaacaggttCATCATCAAATGAGGAGCAGTTCTGAATATATTCGATGTCTACTTTTAGAATGGTTAAGTCAATACACAAGCTCAGTTTCTATGTAGATTAAGACACATTCCATGCCTGTGTCTTCCTGCAgtgtatttttgtaataaaaatacaaataaaaattcaaaataagatGCCACACTTGGAAGACTAAATACTAGCTTTGGAGATAATTTTAAAGGTCAATTTCTTTTACAACATTTAAAATAGttatgcaaagaaggaaaaacatattCACGCAGCAGATGTGATTACACACTTGTGGCTCGTGAAAAATTTTAGTTGcagtttggaaagaaaacatttccacgTATTCCAGCCCAATTACTTTCTGACATTTCAAGTAAGTTATCATCTCAAAatttgctgcagagaaaggcatACTTAGAGTTCACAGGCTCAAGTTGTTCAGAGCTCAGCCAAACATACCCAGAATCTatttgaagttttcatttttccaaacaGCTTCAAGGAAGCACATTATGagtcagagaagaagaaaaggatttttaatggCTATTTTCTTGATGCAGCAAGTTATAAGAACCTGGTAGTTTCTTGATTGTTCTACTTCATGTTCTAAAGAACACTCTCTCTAAATAACCCACGTTCTAAAGAATCCCTGAACAAGAAGGTGAGTGTTTAATAGTAAAATCCATCAAAAAAGTAGTATTTCACTACAGAGAAGTGCTCTTCAAACTCAGTAGAAAGGGAGATCCTGAGTCCAATGGAGTCTATAAAAACATATGTGAAGAATATACAAACAGCTGCAAGTGCAGTCACACAAGCACTTCAGAATCATATCCCACTGCTTATAAAAACCTTCTGTGTCAGTGTTTTACCATTTCAGGTAAAGTTTTCCCCTGTTTTTTCAAGTTAACAGTCACTTGGGAAAGCTGCCATAAAAATGGCTCAACTTCTCTCAAAAATGAGGGATGTTTTCTTTTAGCAGGCTGTAGCATCACAGGCACTGTGTCATTCATCTCCTAGAGGAGGACAGTGTTCCCAATAGACCTTCCTGGCAGAGACACATCCATGAAGAGAGCAGAATGCTACCAGGCCATTGATCcccatcataatttttttttttccttttttacactctgcaacctttttttttttttttaggggtaAAAAATAGCTCTTGTGTCTTGGCATTAAATTTCAGGTTTCCTACCACATTGTCAAGAACATAGTCACACATATATGCCTTTAAGCTGAAAATTGGCTGTGATTTATCAAAGTCAGAACGGTATAAATAATGCATACTTGCACAGATGGCTTTTTTTGTAATGTAACAACTAATGGCCTGTCAACACAGTATTCCATGTACACAGCCTCTACAATGGCCTGCAGTCTCTTTCCTGTATGATAGATGAAGGCCTGCTAGGAGGCCAGTTTGATATAACGTGTGGTTATATGCAgagatgtcatggtttgggctggactggccactaaacGAAGGatagatgctctctttaacctctctcgcttcagagaaaggagtgagaataAGAGAGAGCGAGGGacacttatgggttgaaaagaaactaaactactctaatgaaatattaataataaaaaggtaataataagaaaataatgaaatatatacaaaactgtattgtggttccaggatgatgatcacgtcactggcaggcactgggaaagtcccagactggactcagagacagACAGGAACCATATTCCAGATTTGGATTGAAGGCGCACAgatagggatcaaaggcagaggaaaagacagagtcctccttggacattggccattgaagaaagaagctgaccctttgatccctcagcttttatcctgagcatggggcagatgggatggaataccttgctcgtcagttttgggtcatctcTCTTGTCCACTcatccctatgggtgtgacccctctacactcttCCGCTTCCAGCCCTCCAGCATGACACACAACAAatttagctgaccttggttgttataccagtaagtataagcagaaacctctctgcataccatccctgtgtattaactataaacatcagaccttatcactctgggagcagacactgtctgaaaaatatgctgttaatttcagaaagcgcctttagttagaagagacttaactgaaagaaaaaaatcattctgttctacctcaaaccaggacaagagaGAAAAGCCACGCATCTTTAATGTGTATAAAGGTAGTTAAGGATACAAATTCTGCAAATTTTGCTGATgagccaaaatgaaaaaaatgtttacccAGCACCCAAAGCCTGATGCATAAATAAAAACTTTAATGATCTAAATCATTCAGAGAGATTTGTCCACATCCAGTAAGGAAATCCAAGGCAAGGTGTTCAGTGCTGACGGTAAGAAACCACagttgaagaacaaaaaaaatggaaaaacctgcatgcagaaaagaaaaaagctaaaccaATCCCATAAGATCTTATTAGGCTTTAGTGCCAGATTTTATTCAAGATATAAAAGCTTCTCTTTCAATAtgtttctctttaaatattttaggaTTATGCCAAAGTTCTGACTAATCCACAGCAGCATGGAAGGAACACATCTGCTGGAGTTTCTttaaaaggaatgagaaaagcaGCATTACCAACACACACATGCAGCACAGTCAGCACAGGCTACCCGCCACAAACTTACCTTTCTGTGATCGTTTCTCTGAGACCACTCGCAACCCCTTTCACCACCGTACTAGCCTTTGGCGTCAGCACtacttgagaaataaaaaaggagcccttctttcttctttcggTGATTGATGCCTGGAGGAATTGAATCAGTTTTTCCGGATCTGTGGTGTTTGCCCAAGGAGCTGGCATCATCTGGCCTGGCCAAAGAAACGGTACCTCAAGAGCCACTGGACTGTGGTAGAACACCAGCACTTGGTGTTCTTTTTCCCACAGGTACTGGAGACTGACTTCATGGGCAAATATAGCAGGACACATTTTGTTTCCGTATGTGTCTTTGAGCATTTGGACAAGCTTTTCATGATGGTATTTCTGCATCCCATAGAAGTGATTGAAGTCCAAGAAGACCACTTCTTTTGGGTGGTCAGCAAGAAACGCATTGATCTCTTCCAGACCCTCCTTGACTTTGGCACTGAATAAACCATGAGCAAAGTAGAGTTCATTGTCTGGGTCTCTGGGCTTGGTGGAAATTCTAAGATCAAAATACCGGATACCTGCCCCCAGCTGGCTGGTGAAATTCATGGTCTGCGTAGCCAACCACTTCCTCATCAGCTTTTTGGCCACAGTCCCAAAAACAGACACAAAATTCTGGACCGTCTCTGGCTGCTCAGGCCCAACTGGAGAGGCTTCATCGATGTAGAAGCTAAACGAGTCATGAGACCCTAAAAACACAACAAAGGGAAACAATCAGTATTGTATTCATGTATTTAAAGTAATTAGTGATTCTTTCTTAATACACACAGTTTTCTGACCTGTACTATTGCTCATCAACAGACACCTCCCTTGCCCTTTTTTCTCAATTCACATTTGTCTGGCAGCATTTACCCCATCAGCACCTTGCAGGAACTTGAAGTAAAGGTAGTGCCTGTTTCATTGTTTGTCTGGGAGCTCCCTCACTCTCTTCAAGCTCTTGCTTATGCCCTTAAGCTCACTGAAGTCAGCATGCTATGGACATCAAGGCAATCCTGGTGCAACTCCAGCAAAGCTAGTCACATAATAAATCCCCAGAGTCAATAAGAAGAGGAGAGTCTGGCCCTGTACACTGAATCATGCACTGTCTGCTTTGcagaaccaaagcaaaaaaaaccaagtcAAACCAAAAACATCCTCCACATACCTTTATAGCCAGCTAAAATACGAGTTGAAAAATGCCAAGGACATGTGAACtttctgccccttttttttttttatttcaagtctcATCTGGTCATCAACAAGGTTACTGAATGGTGTTTTCCTTCTTAAATTTACCTCtaaaattctttcctttcctttgttaCCTAAATGCAACAGATAGGGCAAAGGATAGCATTGCATGCcactgctgaaatacagaaactTCACTGCCTGCTCTTGACAAGAAGGAGATGTACTATTTAACATGTTTATGTACAGAAGTTATCATTTTCCACAACATAACAAAGTTGAATACAAATATGTTAGACACTTTGCTATGAAAAATTCTCCCTGCCTCATGATACATCCATTAAAAAagaccaccacaaacaaaaaagccaacaactTATTTTGCTTAGCATTTAGACATTTACATGAAAGCAGCTGATAAAGCTAAGGACATCTGCAAATCATTCCTCTGTAAGGGACTTTATCTTCCTTTATGGAGAGATGAGCTGACCCTAGATGCTTCTCACCCTTGTGTACCACTAGCCGTCTGGCAATCTATACAGAAGTACTGtctggctgcaggcagagccacGCTCCCGCTGTCCCAGCCAGAGGGGATGCTTCTGGTCAGATTCACCGTGGCAAGCAGGTCTGCTCCTCAGCCGCTTGCAGAACTCCTTCAAGGTCAGCAGGActtgcatttctgaaatgaacTGCAGCACTAGGCCCTCAGAGACCAAATCCTAGCATCAAAATGAGTTCAGAGCACAAGCTTTGCCTGCTACGGATGCTTTCATAGGtgcttttcaaaattactttccaAAGCACAAATGCTGTTGCAAATAAGTATCACATTAATGAAATCCTGCTAGTCAGACATTTCTGATGGCGATGCTATTTTAAGTGAACTGGAACAAACCCTATAAACTGAAGTGACAGctgtaacattttcttctttaacaATAAATGGAGTCACGACAAATCATCTCAGACTCTAGCTTGGATTTGGCTTTCTTTAATCTGAGAATTGTCTTAAAATTTTGTACACCCCTGCTTTTCACAGTTGTCTCTTTGAACTGCATTTTACTTTAAATATTAgataaattttccattttgatGAAGCTTTCTACTGCTGAGTGTTAAAGTGATAGCATATTCCTTGCAGGATCCGATTAGATCATGGAGTATCTGGTTACACACAGATATCCCAGGGGACCAGATCTGCATCCAGAATTTTAATGGTAAAACAAATGATTAGAGCAGTGACTTGTGTTTCAACAGTATTACAGGGAAAATCAATGAGATACATTAAATGTTCTGCTCAATGTAACCTGCACTAATCTAGAAATCAAAGTAAATCCAGTCTTGTTTAAAACAAGGCATAGCTAAAATATTAGCAAGGGATGGATCTTGCAAACCCTCACTTTGTCCATTGAAGTCCCTTTTATTTCAGTAGGATTTTATGTCAGAATAAGTACATGTATAAACATGATCGCAGCAGTAGGCTCAAAATGGTATTAAGGTTAATTAAACCATTTGTCCTTTATTGTCTCATCTACAGTTTACAGCTAAACTTGACCACCACGGCCAATATGCAACACAAGTGCCAAACACTACTTAGAATTACAGAAGTCAAGACAAGCAGCACAGTTGTCACAGCAGAAAACTAAGGTGAGCAACTTGTCAGCAGGTAGCTTTTAACTATTGGTAATGCAAAACATGGTGAAGAGAGTGTAGCGGGGGAAAACACCACAGTTAGAAATGACTGAACATTACAAGCAGGACAGTTTAgagtaatattttttcttaatcatgGTCTTCGTGCGCATATGGGCATTCCTACGTGGAAGATATAAAGAAAAGCACACAGTGCATTGAGAACCTCCATGTTTTGTAACCTAAACAAGGAAGCCCtattaaatactgcaaaaaagaaaGTAAGGCTTGACTTAACTTGGTTGACACTGAATGAAGCAGATACTCTGTTCAAGAGTGCATAAAGCTTCCTCCTGAGTGCGGAATTTGAACaggttatttaaatatttattttcatcatgCACTCACATATATTTCCTTTTGCCTTCATCCTGCCCCGTTGTCTTAACCAGATTACTCATATAACTCAGGGAAATTCAAAATCCTTACACTTGGCAGAGCAAATTAGAGTATGATCTTTTCCACTGTCATGCCCCAAATCACTAGGTTCCTGGTAATCCTGTATGAACGTAGACTTATATTTAGCGGTTTCCTTCCAGCCTTGCTTTGGTGCATGGGGAAGTTCCCATCCTACTTTGCCACTGGGAAGTGGACTTGCAGGTTCTCTGTATCGCCAACTCTCAGCTCCCATGAAGGCAGGATGCAGGGTACGTTCAGAAATACTAATGCAATGACACCTGCAGCCTTTGGAAGGCAGCAGTTCTTGGCCATCAGCCGTGTTTGTTGTGGTAGGGCAGGGGACATACTGACCTGAGGTATGGAACAGTCTCTATCACAGACACTTCAAAGTCTCAGACATGGGGaagcaaagagaggagaaatggCTAGTCCTAAGACACAGAGGGAGGAGGGGTAAACTGACGAAATTCCTCTTGTGTGCAAGCATATTTTCTCACCAGTTTACTAAGTGTCTAGCACTTTCTTAAAATATTGCACACTGTTTTCCCCCTAATTCAACAACAAAACATATTGCTGATCTGAGGAGTCAAGGATGAAGGCTCATGGATCAGGATCACAGGGGTGGCAAACAAGGGGTAAACATGGTGTGCATATGTTACTGACTGCTCAGTCAAGAAGAGAGAGTAGACAAAGACTTCTTTaaacaactggaagaagcctcgtAATTACAGGGTTTGTTTTCATGGGGAACCTCGAGACATTTGCTGGAAGGGCAGAACAGTGGGGCACAGGGAATCTGGAAAgcatcaaagacttttttttctgcaggcacTCCTTTGGGTAGACAAGGTGCACTGCTGGACATGGTACGAATTAAAGAAGAAATGTCTAGGTACACAGAGGCTGATGGCAGCCTTAGCCAGAATGATTATGAGGTgacaaaagaatttaaaatactgaGGAAAGCGAAGAAGGCAAATAGCAGAATGAAAATCCTGGCTTTCAGAGCAGCAGTCTTGGCTTTTTCAGGTAATTGCGAAGTGGTAGCCTGTGGGATAATTACCTTAAATACCAGGGAACTCAAGAAATGGTTGAACTTGAAAGACAACCTCTCTAAAACATATGAACAATGTGCAAGAAAACAAGCAGGTAAGGCAGGAGGCAAGTCTGGCTGAATGGATAACTCCTGAGCGAGCTCAAACTTAAAAAGCCATGTACAGAAGATGAAAGCAGGGACAGGCTCCCTGGGAGGAACAGAGGAGGATGCAGGGCAGGAGTGAGGAAGGGCATAGGGGTGGGAAACCTGCAAGAGGTGGGAGAGGCAACAGAGAGCTCCTGCAGatacatcagcagcaaaaggcagCAAGGAGAATGCTGGGCCACTACTGAACAGGGCAGGAGACCTCATAAGGCAGGACAAGGAAGCTACCGAAGCACTTGGTATCTTCCTTGCCTTCGTCTTCACTGACAAGGTTGGCTCTCAAGCACCCCATGTCTCTCTGCCCAGTACTCTCTCTCTTTCAAACTGCTTCTTATAAGTAAAAGGTGACTAAATTATATAGATTAGAAATAGGGACAAGGACAAGACAGGAttcatctgaacatgcagaaggCACAGGACAAGACCACTGTAAGGCTGCCCTCTCTCACCTTTGACAGGTCACATCAACTGAAGGAGGCAAAAGCTACACTCATCTTCAAAACAAGAAAGCAGGACAATCCAGGGAACAACAGTCTGCCAGATTCATTTCAGTCCCAGGGAAGACGACAGAGCAAGTCCTCATGGAAACCACTTCCAGCTTATGAAGAGTAAAAACGTGACTGGGAACAGCTACCATGGGTTTAGCAAGAGCAATTCATGACTGCCTTCAGGCATGGAATGACTGGCTTTGAGGAAACCAAAATTTTCCTTTTACCTCAGCAAGGCTTTTAACACAATCTCTCTTAATGTTCTTGCAGTCTAACTGGGATGACACCAACTAGATGAGTGCACTATAAAGTACATGAAAAACTGCCTGGACCATCAGGTTCAAAAGGTTGTGGCTGAAGGTTCAAAGTCTACTAGCAGCTGACTACATGCCaattctgtttaacatcttcatcagtgacacagaCAGTGTGATGGGGAGGATCCTCAGCAAGTCTGTAGGTGAAACCAACTTGGGGAAAGAGGTTAATGCTCTGGAGAGAAGAGCCAGTATTCAGAGAAATTTCAGCACAGCAGAGAAGCTGGATGACAGGCTCCTTAAGAAGTTCAAAGGCAAGATGGACCCAGGACAGACAACCCCATTGAGTAGCACAGCTGGGGACCAactggctagaaagcagctctgcagaaaaagactTGTACACTTGgacataagtaaaaaaaaactTCCTCCCAAGACCAGTTAAGCTCTGGAGTGGGAGCCCAGCAAGGCTAGACTCTGTATCCCTGATTCTCAACTCTTGGCTTGACAGCCTCATCTAACTTGGAGTTTGCTCTGCTTTAAGCAGGGGATGGACCAGGTGAATTCTGGAGCTCCCTTCCAGTGCAAATTattctgtttctgctttctccACCTCCCCCAACATAAAAAGAGATTTGTTTCTTGTCTCTCAACCTTAGAAGGCATTATCAAGAGACACTCAAAATGTCTGCAGCAGCTGTGATCCAAAAAACAAAAGTGGCCCGTTTCAACGACCAAAACATTAAATTTTCATCAACTTAGTTGTGGCCAAACACTATTTAGATATTCAAGACTAAAACATGCAGTATCACTTAGATTGCAAGAAAACAGCTGCTAGTACTTTTACTAGGGAGAATGGTCTCCTGTTTTCTTTACTGAGTTCCTGTAATAGGACAATCGGGAATATATAACCCACTACAGCTCAGCTATGGACATTTTTATGGCTTCCCTGGAGGGCTAAACcccctatttaaaaaataattgggcTCAGTGCTGAAAAAAAGTCCCTCAGAGAGAGGGCGTTTCAGTTCAGAATCATTTCTTCAGTACCACAGAGGCACAGCGAACCTACTATTTTTGGTGGCCAAGCTTTAACATATCATTCATAAAGCTGGCAAGCACAGCTGAACTTCGCTCTGACCTCCTCGTGCCTCACCATTGGCTCTGGCCATGCCTCATAACAGCCTGGTATAAAACAGCACCTAAAACAGAGGTGCAGAATCAAACAGTGATGCCCAACATGCTCCTGACAGCAGCAATCATGCACTGAAGATCTACAAGTTACAGAAAAACCACAAATAGATAGAAGAAAAGTTTTAGTTTTTGGCATGTTTTACTCCCTTCCCCTTCTACCGCAAATCTCAAGCTCCTCTtgtctctgtgctgctgtttctAGATAAACCAGTTAAAGATGCACAGACAGCCCCATGCAAGTCCACTTAGATCCGGTGAAGAGAAACTGAGAAGCCTAAAACTGCCTCTCTGCAGGGAGATTAGGGAGCTTTCTCCCTGCAATCCCctaaacttctgttttcttctgtgtccGAATCAAGAATCCTGCAGAGCCTGAGCTGGCCACCTCCCATCTCTCACCTACCTCAAACTCCGTGGTCACAACCAGCCAAAACACCATGATTAGCCAAGGGTATCTGGTGAGGAAGCTCATCTACAGTCTTGTTCCCCCACCTCAAACTCCAACAGTCACTTGGGATTTCTGCAACTCCCTAACGGCAAGCAGTTCCCGCGATACCCATAAATTAGCCAAGCTTTTCAGGCAACGTTGCTTGCAACACAAGCAGGATGGTGCCTACCTTTTGGCTTTCTGAAGAGTCAGGAAACATTCTCTATGGAAAGTCAGAGCAGTGAGTGCTCTTCCCAGAGTCTTAGCCAGACAAACAACCACAATTTCTTGTAGCTTGGTGTCAGTATGAAAATTGGgattttcattgaaaataaaaGTCAGACTTTTCTTTACATGagaggaatattttttaatatctaagGGTATCTGGGTTTTATTCAAGTAAATTGTCTTAtcagaaagtaagaaaaaatattttataggccTGCATTTATAGGTGGTGAGCTAGCTCATACATAAATCAAACTGAATCACCCCCTCTCAAGCAGTGAAAACAGAGGAGCTACTTAACTTTTCGTATATAAAGTCTTgaagtttctgttaaaaaaaagatataaaccaaaatgaagatgtttttaaaataagcccATTAAACAAACTTGAAATATCTGTGAGGTAACTGAACACAAATCACtccactttttaaaatcaaatctttTTCCAGGTCATACAGCACAAATAGCTTTATACCCAGACAGTTAAATCTTGCAAAGTCAACAGTTTTAACCTGTTAAGTAAGCATTTTAATGCTTTCCAACTATAACTGTGGGATGAATTAACCTTGGTTTTCAATGGGAGATTACTGATAAAGTACAAACCCAGAGCCCTTTTCTAAGCACACTTAACTGGTTTGAATGATTTTAATTATGTTCACAAATGTCTGCAGGAAAGAGCCCCATTTTGCTTTAGCTTCTTTCAGAATAATAGAATTCCAAATTGCTTCGGAGTTACATTAACACCAGATAAATTGAAGTCGTTGAATATCAGGGAGCAAGAAGAGGCAGGCAgtgacaaaagagaaaatgcGTTCTGGTCGCGTGTGAGAACGTAAGCGAAAAAAGGTGACAGGAGTGACAGAGAATGAAGCTGTTAAAGCAACATTTGTTACATTACTATTAACTATGCAAGAATTCAGACGCTGCTGTGAATACGGCACAGTCACAGTTTCCCCGTCAGAAGTGCACTCCCCAATCTGCCCGCCTCCTCTGTGCCAGTCCTATCCCCAACAACAAGCTCTTTCCTTCCTCCGCTTGTATCCCTTTCTGCCTTGAAGACCTTGGTGTTAAcgtgagaaaaggaaaggaaatgtttgCTCCCTATCCTGCCCCGATGCTTCCCAGAAGTGGCAGCCTCCCCCTCATTCC is a window of Numenius arquata chromosome Z, bNumArq3.hap1.1, whole genome shotgun sequence DNA encoding:
- the PLCXD3 gene encoding PI-PLC X domain-containing protein 3, which produces MASSQGKNELRFADWMAALPGSIHRTPLTNLAIPGSHDSFSFYIDEASPVGPEQPETVQNFVSVFGTVAKKLMRKWLATQTMNFTSQLGAGIRYFDLRISTKPRDPDNELYFAHGLFSAKVKEGLEEINAFLADHPKEVVFLDFNHFYGMQKYHHEKLVQMLKDTYGNKMCPAIFAHEVSLQYLWEKEHQVLVFYHSPVALEVPFLWPGQMMPAPWANTTDPEKLIQFLQASITERRKKGSFFISQVVLTPKASTVVKGVASGLRETITERALPAMMQWVRTQKPGESGVNIITADFVELGDFISTVIKLNYDLDEGEDDTT